A single uncultured Methanolobus sp. DNA region contains:
- a CDS encoding CHAD domain-containing protein has product MASNVFVRKYSLAASLGFLAGLVSCLTGLLFAIVSRLNRGSGSETILVVCMLLATGVVLILSGINVAGIRQKLSRSYSFLAGMLLSAIGLLVFMFSFPDNWIYPRVSYAIVAYSLGIFLLLINIFVNYFLQALGDCGQQEDKNHKDSVRSTEPQHNDCSVLTTFAGILMTNITSGTYEPAFLTGTSDDENTYILNDTTSEEKHPESLFMESNEKKTVTETEIVTASDAISNENVKICDLDDEQEEPTALETTQFPEIAELVEPEIEKEIEDIEGTPEMEEVKKVGKIEEVKEAEYTPAEELSSNERSEVQELIVPYAEFRSLKNTDVKADDTMREAARKILMYHFGQMLEHERGTKIGRDIEELHDMRVAAMRMRSIVEVLEDYLNMKDMSSHFKDIKSVRRTLGTVRDLDVFLEKIDHYLTAQPLERALEIEPLTDSLLIERAKHRGNMLVYLDDSPYNKFKKNFADYLLTKKAWKIKAAKKNGEPIPARVVDVLPVLLYSQLATVRAYGDVLTADTTIDPYLEKYHQLRIDVKILRYTIEFFNEVLGSETKSLIKDLKGLQDNLGDMHDTVVALEMLENFEKYGVWGETHGKKGAVSIKDYPGVDAYIEYRKKELASLLDSFPDAWSKVIDPDFSVRFSQAIAGIYNS; this is encoded by the coding sequence ATGGCATCGAATGTATTCGTAAGGAAATATTCCTTAGCAGCATCACTGGGTTTTCTTGCAGGCCTTGTGTCCTGTCTGACAGGACTGCTTTTTGCTATTGTCAGCAGGCTTAACCGCGGTTCAGGTTCAGAGACGATCCTGGTCGTATGTATGTTACTTGCAACAGGTGTGGTGCTCATCCTTTCAGGAATAAATGTTGCAGGAATACGCCAGAAGCTCTCACGCAGCTATTCTTTCCTTGCCGGTATGTTGTTATCGGCGATCGGACTGCTTGTTTTCATGTTCTCATTCCCTGACAACTGGATATATCCAAGGGTCAGCTACGCAATAGTAGCATATTCACTTGGTATTTTCCTGCTGCTTATCAATATATTTGTGAATTATTTCCTGCAGGCACTTGGAGACTGCGGGCAGCAGGAAGATAAAAACCACAAGGATAGTGTTCGATCTACTGAACCGCAACACAACGATTGTTCTGTCCTTACAACCTTTGCAGGCATCCTGATGACAAATATCACATCAGGTACCTACGAGCCTGCTTTTCTTACAGGTACCAGCGATGATGAGAATACTTACATTTTAAACGATACCACTTCTGAAGAAAAACATCCGGAGTCCCTGTTTATGGAATCCAATGAGAAAAAAACTGTCACTGAAACCGAGATCGTAACTGCATCAGATGCGATTAGCAATGAAAACGTAAAAATATGTGATCTAGATGATGAGCAGGAAGAACCTACTGCTCTTGAAACTACACAATTCCCTGAAATAGCAGAGCTTGTTGAACCTGAGATCGAAAAAGAGATCGAGGATATTGAAGGAACTCCGGAAATGGAGGAAGTGAAGAAAGTGGGTAAAATAGAGGAAGTGAAAGAAGCCGAATACACTCCGGCAGAAGAGCTTTCTTCAAATGAAAGATCCGAGGTTCAGGAACTTATTGTTCCCTATGCAGAGTTCAGGTCACTTAAAAATACTGATGTAAAAGCTGATGATACCATGCGTGAAGCTGCACGCAAGATCCTCATGTATCACTTTGGCCAGATGCTGGAGCATGAGAGAGGTACGAAGATAGGCAGGGATATTGAAGAACTCCATGACATGAGAGTTGCAGCAATGCGTATGCGTTCGATTGTAGAGGTTCTTGAAGATTATCTCAACATGAAGGACATGTCTTCCCATTTCAAGGACATAAAATCTGTTCGCAGAACGCTGGGAACCGTTCGTGATCTGGATGTGTTCCTTGAGAAGATAGACCATTATCTTACAGCCCAGCCACTTGAAAGAGCTCTGGAGATCGAGCCTCTTACAGATTCCCTTCTCATCGAAAGGGCAAAGCATCGAGGAAATATGCTTGTGTACCTTGATGATTCACCATATAATAAATTCAAAAAGAACTTTGCAGACTACCTGCTTACCAAGAAAGCGTGGAAGATAAAAGCTGCAAAGAAAAATGGCGAACCCATACCTGCCAGAGTTGTAGATGTACTGCCTGTGCTTCTTTACTCACAGCTTGCAACCGTGAGAGCATATGGTGATGTACTTACTGCCGACACAACAATTGACCCTTATCTTGAAAAGTATCATCAGTTGAGAATTGATGTGAAGATCCTGCGTTATACCATTGAGTTCTTCAATGAAGTGCTGGGTTCTGAAACAAAGAGCCTTATAAAAGATCTCAAAGGTCTTCAGGATAACCTGGGTGACATGCATGACACCGTGGTTGCACTTGAAATGCTTGAAAACTTCGAGAAATATGGTGTTTGGGGAGAGACGCATGGAAAGAAAGGGGCCGTTAGTATCAAGGATTATCCCGGTGTTGATGCATATATCGAATACCGGAAGAAGGAACTTGCATCCTTGCTGGACTCGTTCCCTGACGCATGGTCAAAGGTTATCGACCCTGATTTCAGTGTAAGGTTCTCCCAGGCAATAGCAGGAATCTATAATTCCTGA